The Spirulina subsalsa PCC 9445 region TTCCCAGTCTTGGCGCATGATTGCGGCGGCCGCTTTGGCTAAATATGTTGCAGATATGTGGTTTAAATATGCAACCACCCTCTCCCAACCCTACGAAAGTGGAGGACTATTAGAGGTGTTTTATGTGTTTAGTGGGGTCTTATTCGCAATGGGCGCTGCTCTCGAATATGATGTGTCTACCAGTCGTCACAGTCGAGGCCGTCGGAGACGCGGCCGGGGTTAGCTAATCCGCGCCAGTTGCCTCGCGCTATACTGGTGGTTACGTGGGGAGGAAGTCACAATCTTGATCTATCCAAGTTCAAGGTTAAATTCTGCAAAATCGTCTCTAGAGTCCCCCGATTCTTGAGAATCCGCTAGAATAATCATGGATTTAAGTCCTGTAGCAGGAATTGGAAGCAAAACAATAATGGCGAATAACAACATTCACGAACAAATTGAAAAGGAACGCGAAGAGGCTAGAGCCGTTTGCAGCACAGAGGGCGCAACCTCGGCAGACTGTGCAGCCGCTTGGGATGCGGTGGAAGAACTACAGGCAGAAGCTTCTCACCAACAGGTGAAAGAACCTAAAAACTCTTTTGAGAAGTACTGTGATGATAACCCCGATGCTGCTGAGTGCAGAATCTATGATGACTAAAATCTAGCTTAAATTTAGAAAGATTGAGGGGCTAACTCCCCCATCCCTCTGCTTCAACTTTATGTTAATAGACCAAAAACACCGATCTCTATAGAGATCGGTGTTTTTCTCATCTTGTCCCCCCCGAACGTGATAAGTTCTGCTAATCCCCATAAAGTCAGGAGAGCCAGTGAACTACCCCACCCTGCTGAGGCGCGAGGATGGAGCTTCCTGATTCAATGGGAAGTGCTTTCTATACCGAAATATAGCGAGTCTTATCTTCCCTCCCCAGGCAGAAGTCCTAGTTCCTAAGACCCAAATTTTCTCTTGCAACACAGCCCTTTTTAGCATGGTTTTCGCTTTGGGAGTTAGTGGTCAAGTCCATCCCCTCCCTGCAAGCGAGGAAGGGGAATTCCGCAACATTTTTGTTAAAACCAGCGAGTCGCCCAACCCCTCGCTTGAAAGACGAGAGCTTGCGGGCATCCCATGTTATTATCGTCAAAATGATTAGGGCAATCTGGTTGACGAATAGAGAATCATGCAAGATGAAATCTGGTTTATTAAGCCTTGGGTTTGGATGGACTACCGTTTAGCGGTTTTGTTTGCGGTGTCTGTTCCCTTGGGGTTATTGATTTGGTCTTTAGTGAGGCGTTCTGAGGCCATTACTCGCCTATTGGTGATTTATTGGCGGGTGGCGAGTCTGTTGATGATTACCGTGTATTTGATGATTCCGGCTTGGCCGATTGCCTATGTGACTGGATTTATAGCGCGGATTTTGGTTCCCTTGGCGCTCTGGTTTTGGGTGGATATTAATGACGAAATCGAGGATATGCCGGGGAGTCGCTTTAAACTGTGGGTGACGGGTTGGCGTTGGGCGATGACAATTTATTGTACCCTGGGCGCACTGGTTTCTATTCCTACCCTGTCCTGTGCTTTTTCTCAGGTGGCCTTTCAACAGGAGTTTTGCCAAGTGTGGCGAGAAGCACCGTTACTCTATAAGGGGTGGTTTCATCGCAATACAGACCCCGGAATTGTAGGCTTTTTTGGAGCGGTGGCTTTGGTGGTTTATGGGGTCTATTTGGGG contains the following coding sequences:
- a CDS encoding Calvin cycle protein CP12; the encoded protein is MANNNIHEQIEKEREEARAVCSTEGATSADCAAAWDAVEELQAEASHQQVKEPKNSFEKYCDDNPDAAECRIYDD
- a CDS encoding DUF3177 family protein, which encodes MQDEIWFIKPWVWMDYRLAVLFAVSVPLGLLIWSLVRRSEAITRLLVIYWRVASLLMITVYLMIPAWPIAYVTGFIARILVPLALWFWVDINDEIEDMPGSRFKLWVTGWRWAMTIYCTLGALVSIPTLSCAFSQVAFQQEFCQVWREAPLLYKGWFHRNTDPGIVGFFGAVALVVYGVYLGYFLIIRLARQGRIAIEQ